The Pseudomonas sp. TH06 genome contains the following window.
CCAAGGCATTTCGCAGCATCACCTGGCCGGCGACCCGGCAGGCCGTGTTCGCCGCGTTCTGCCTGGTGTTCACCCTGACCATCACCGATTTCGGCGTACCCGTGGTGGTCGGTGGCGACTATCAAGTGCTGGCGCTGGAAGCTTACAAAGCCGTGGTCGGCCAGCAGCAATTCGGTCGTGGCGCGTTGATCGGCATGGTGCTGTTGCTGCCGGCGCTGTTCAGCTTTGGCGTCGATGCCTGGCTGCGTCGCCGTCACGGCGATTCCATGAGCGGGCGTGCGCAGGTGTTCATACCGGCGCCGTCAAAGAAGCGCGATGCCTGTTATCTGGCGATTGTCTTGCTGATCAGCGCGGCGCTGTTGCTGGTGTTCGGCATGGCGGTGTTTTCGTCGCTGGTGAAGTTCTGGCCGTACAACCTGTCGCTGTCGCTCAACCATTACCAGTTCAACGAAACCGCCGGCGGTGGCTGGCTGGCCTACAGCAACAGTTTGAAGATGGCATTGGGCACGGCGTTGATCGGCAGTCTGCTGATCTTTACCGGCGCGTACCTGATGGAGAAAACCCGCACTCAGCGCGGCCTCAACCTGACCTTGCGCATGCTCAGTTTCATCCCGATGGCGGTGCCGGGGCTGGTGCTCGGTCTGGGTTACGTCTTCTTCTTCAACCTCAGCGGCAACCCGTTGCACGTGCTTTACGGGACGATGACTCTGCTGATCGTCTGCACCATTGCGCACTACCTGACCACCGCACAAATGACTGCGACCACCGCACTGCGCCAACTTGATGCCGAGTTCGAAGCTGCTGCGCTGTCACTCAAGGCGCCGCTGTACCGGCACTACCTGCGCGTCACCGTGCCGATCTGTCTGCCGGCGCTGCTCGACATCGTGCGCTACCTGTTCGTCTCGGCGATGACCACGGTTTCTGCAGCGATCTTCCTCTACAGCCCCGACACCATCCTCGCGGCGGTAGCAGTGCTGAACATGGATGACGCCGGCAACGTCGGCGGCGCGGCGGCGATGTCGACCCTGATTCTGTTCACCTCGGCGGGCGTGTCCTTGCTGCTGGCGTGGGCTTCGCGCGGCTTGCTGCGCCGTTCTCAAGCCTGGCGGCAAACCGCGCCCGGCCACTGATTCACACCTGCCAACCTCAACTCACCTACAGGAAAACGATCATGTTCAAGCCTATGGCCCTGGCCGCTGCTGTGCTCGCTACTTTCAGCCTGAATGCCTTCGCGGCAAAAACC
Protein-coding sequences here:
- a CDS encoding putative 2-aminoethylphosphonate ABC transporter permease subunit, yielding MNSNLALPLPHKRVQQTSRAEIGDRIFVVGGKVLLLVLLGVAVLLPLLAIFWRGFSSEAGQGGGWVAAKELVTSENFHWLLGNSLKVSLSVAAIVVPLAYLFAYALQRTLIPAKGIWRGISLLPLMAPSMLPGIALVYLFGNQGMLRGLLSDNIYGFWGIVLGEVIYTFPHALMILLSALSLADARLFDAASSMGASPAKAFRSITWPATRQAVFAAFCLVFTLTITDFGVPVVVGGDYQVLALEAYKAVVGQQQFGRGALIGMVLLLPALFSFGVDAWLRRRHGDSMSGRAQVFIPAPSKKRDACYLAIVLLISAALLLVFGMAVFSSLVKFWPYNLSLSLNHYQFNETAGGGWLAYSNSLKMALGTALIGSLLIFTGAYLMEKTRTQRGLNLTLRMLSFIPMAVPGLVLGLGYVFFFNLSGNPLHVLYGTMTLLIVCTIAHYLTTAQMTATTALRQLDAEFEAAALSLKAPLYRHYLRVTVPICLPALLDIVRYLFVSAMTTVSAAIFLYSPDTILAAVAVLNMDDAGNVGGAAAMSTLILFTSAGVSLLLAWASRGLLRRSQAWRQTAPGH